One genomic region from Microcystis panniformis FACHB-1757 encodes:
- the argF gene encoding ornithine carbamoyltransferase, which produces MVATLKGRDVLRITDMSSEEISALLNLSAQLKAGTLNPSSKKVLGLLFYKASTRTRVSFTVAMYQLGGQVIDLNPSVTQVGRGEPLADTARVLDRYLDILAVRTFKQEDLEAFANYSRIPIINALTDLEHPCQILADLQTIQETFQTLRGINLTYVGDGNNVANSLLLGGALMGLNVRVASPANYQPDGEIVASAKAIGEKTGSKILITDDPVTAVKDSQVVYTDVWASMGQESLADARIPIFQPYQVNEQLMSHADKDAIILHCLPAHRGEEITDGAIEGVQSKVWEQAENRMHAQKALMVSLLGLI; this is translated from the coding sequence ATGGTAGCCACTTTAAAAGGACGAGATGTTTTAAGAATAACCGACATGAGTAGCGAAGAAATCAGCGCCCTACTCAATCTATCGGCACAGCTTAAAGCTGGCACTCTTAACCCTAGCTCCAAAAAAGTCTTAGGATTGCTATTTTATAAAGCCTCCACCAGGACCCGGGTTTCCTTTACCGTCGCTATGTACCAGTTAGGGGGACAGGTGATCGATCTCAATCCTAGTGTAACCCAAGTGGGGCGCGGGGAACCCTTAGCCGATACGGCCCGGGTACTCGATCGCTATCTCGATATTCTCGCAGTTCGCACCTTTAAACAAGAGGATTTAGAAGCTTTTGCCAATTACTCGCGCATCCCGATTATCAACGCTTTAACGGATTTAGAACATCCCTGTCAGATATTAGCCGATTTACAGACTATCCAAGAGACTTTTCAGACTTTACGGGGAATTAACCTCACCTATGTGGGGGATGGTAATAATGTCGCTAATTCTCTCCTCTTGGGTGGTGCTTTGATGGGGTTAAATGTGCGAGTTGCCTCCCCCGCAAACTATCAACCGGATGGGGAAATTGTCGCCAGCGCCAAGGCTATTGGCGAGAAAACCGGTAGTAAAATCTTAATTACCGACGATCCCGTTACCGCAGTAAAAGACTCTCAGGTGGTTTATACTGACGTCTGGGCGAGTATGGGACAGGAAAGCCTCGCTGATGCCCGAATTCCCATTTTTCAGCCCTACCAAGTCAACGAACAGCTAATGAGTCACGCTGACAAAGACGCGATTATTCTCCATTGTTTACCTGCTCACCGGGGGGAAGAAATTACCGACGGGGCGATCGAGGGTGTACAATCAAAAGTCTGGGAGCAAGCGGAAAATCGGATGCACGCCCAAAAAGCTTTAATGGTGAGTTTATTGGGATTAATCTAG
- the malQ gene encoding 4-alpha-glucanotransferase — MAFSRSSGILLHPTSHPGRYGIGELGREAYQFIDFLAQSGQKLWQILPLGPTGYGNSPYMSFSAIAGNHLLISLDILREKNLLSEADFEDIPDFPLDQVDFDKLIAWKIPLLRKAASNFVKGSDTILYKQFAGFCGGNADWLEDYALFMALSHAYPGKAWMEWPTEIRERHWGALETPKQELQEEIFLHKFLQFEFFEQWLALKRYANSLGIEIIGDIPIYVSHNSADVWANPQVFRLDPQTGNPLEVAGVPPDYFSETGQLWGNPLYNWDYLKNTGFDWWVRRLKAVLSLVDIIRIDHFRGLEAYWAVAFGQENAINGHWLKAPGYDLFNTIGARLGKLPIIAEDLGDIDQAVLDFRDHFAFPGMKILHFAFGGDAGNPYLPFNVERNCVIYTGTHDNNTTVGWFQDNANDYEKARLYQYLGAPSGQGVAWDLIRLAYSSVANQAIVPLQDVLGLGSDARMNTPSVAEGNWSWRYRQEALTGEYSERLRDLVNLFGRNR, encoded by the coding sequence ATGGCTTTTAGCCGTTCTAGCGGTATTTTGCTTCATCCCACCAGTCATCCCGGCCGTTACGGGATTGGAGAACTAGGTAGGGAAGCCTATCAATTTATCGATTTTTTGGCTCAAAGTGGTCAAAAACTCTGGCAAATTCTCCCTTTAGGCCCCACAGGGTACGGTAACTCTCCCTACATGAGTTTTAGTGCCATTGCTGGCAATCATCTCCTGATTAGTCTCGATATTCTTCGGGAAAAAAACCTGCTTAGTGAGGCAGATTTCGAGGATATTCCCGATTTTCCCCTCGATCAAGTGGATTTTGATAAATTGATCGCTTGGAAAATTCCCCTACTTAGAAAGGCGGCGAGCAATTTTGTCAAGGGTTCTGACACAATTCTTTACAAACAGTTTGCCGGCTTTTGTGGTGGCAATGCTGATTGGTTAGAGGATTATGCCCTATTTATGGCCCTATCCCACGCTTACCCGGGTAAAGCATGGATGGAATGGCCGACAGAAATTCGCGAACGTCATTGGGGTGCGTTGGAAACACCGAAACAGGAGTTACAAGAGGAGATTTTTCTGCACAAATTCCTGCAATTTGAGTTTTTTGAGCAGTGGTTAGCCCTAAAACGCTATGCTAACTCCCTCGGTATCGAGATTATCGGTGATATCCCCATTTATGTCTCCCATAATAGCGCCGATGTTTGGGCAAATCCGCAGGTTTTCCGACTAGATCCCCAAACCGGTAATCCCTTGGAAGTGGCAGGGGTTCCCCCGGATTATTTCTCAGAAACGGGGCAATTATGGGGAAATCCTCTTTATAACTGGGATTATCTCAAAAATACGGGCTTTGACTGGTGGGTACGCCGTTTAAAAGCGGTTCTTTCCCTAGTCGATATCATCCGTATCGATCATTTTCGCGGATTAGAGGCCTATTGGGCGGTGGCTTTTGGCCAGGAAAACGCTATTAATGGTCATTGGCTGAAGGCCCCAGGTTATGATCTCTTTAATACTATTGGCGCTCGTTTAGGTAAATTGCCGATTATTGCCGAAGATTTGGGCGATATTGACCAAGCAGTCCTAGATTTTCGCGATCACTTTGCTTTCCCTGGGATGAAGATTCTCCACTTTGCTTTTGGGGGTGATGCGGGTAATCCCTATCTTCCTTTTAACGTCGAACGCAACTGTGTGATTTATACCGGCACTCACGATAATAATACTACTGTGGGCTGGTTTCAGGATAACGCCAATGACTACGAAAAAGCGCGACTATATCAATATCTTGGCGCTCCCAGTGGTCAGGGAGTGGCTTGGGATCTGATTCGACTGGCCTATAGTTCCGTGGCTAATCAGGCGATCGTACCGTTACAGGATGTGTTAGGTTTAGGATCGGATGCGCGGATGAATACCCCTAGTGTCGCAGAAGGGAATTGGTCATGGCGCTATCGTCAGGAAGCTTTAACCGGAGAATATAGCGAGAGATTGCGAGATTTAGTCAATCTTTTTGGCAGAAATCGTTAA
- a CDS encoding DUF433 domain-containing protein encodes MQLEDYFLFISEDDIRIKGHRLGIDNVLFYFSEGYTPEEINAIYPDLSLEKIYATITYYLQNRQKIDAYLLRLKNWRETRYQESLKNPSPQREKMRKIKQQRQDSVRV; translated from the coding sequence ATGCAACTAGAAGATTATTTCTTATTTATCTCCGAAGATGATATTAGAATCAAAGGTCATCGCCTCGGAATTGACAACGTACTCTTTTATTTCTCGGAAGGCTATACCCCAGAAGAAATAAATGCTATCTATCCCGATCTAAGTTTAGAGAAAATCTACGCAACTATTACTTATTATTTACAGAATCGGCAAAAAATTGATGCCTATTTATTGCGTCTCAAGAATTGGCGAGAGACTCGCTATCAAGAATCCTTGAAAAATCCTTCGCCTCAACGAGAAAAGATGAGAAAAATTAAACAGCAAAGGCAAGATTCTGTCAGGGTATGA
- a CDS encoding DUF5615 family PIN-like protein: MKIKFLLDENLSPRLKVAVLRLNPEIDILRIGEPNTPPLETLDPDVLQYLGLSQRLLVTDNRTSMPEHLEEYWQKNQQIWGLFWIRPTTTMGKLAEELIMIWETTEAEEWIDIVDWIPF; encoded by the coding sequence ATGAAAATCAAGTTTTTACTCGATGAAAACTTATCCCCCCGCTTGAAAGTTGCTGTCTTAAGGTTAAATCCAGAGATAGATATTTTACGCATTGGAGAGCCGAATACACCACCGTTAGAAACTCTTGACCCTGATGTTTTACAGTATTTAGGATTATCTCAACGACTCTTGGTGACAGATAATCGTACCAGTATGCCTGAACATTTAGAAGAATATTGGCAAAAAAATCAACAAATCTGGGGACTGTTTTGGATACGTCCCACAACAACAATGGGAAAACTAGCCGAAGAATTAATTATGATTTGGGAAACTACCGAAGCAGAAGAATGGATCGATATTGTCGATTGGATTCCTTTTTAA
- a CDS encoding type II toxin-antitoxin system VapC family toxin, translated as MMYLLDTDTLTHLHSGNTNVINRLENLQDEEVAITIVTKLEILRGRIDYLLKAFSGSDLLKAQELFSRSETLLNQLPVILIDPNAANQFDRLQDISKFRKIGRSDLLIASIALANQARLVTRNLRHFRQIPHLFLENWVD; from the coding sequence ATGATGTATCTTCTTGACACGGATACTTTAACTCATCTTCACTCAGGTAACACTAACGTTATTAATAGATTGGAAAACTTACAAGATGAGGAAGTCGCCATTACGATTGTCACCAAGCTCGAAATTTTGCGCGGGCGAATAGATTATCTGCTTAAGGCTTTTTCAGGGAGTGATTTACTGAAAGCACAAGAGCTTTTCTCTCGTTCAGAAACCTTATTAAATCAACTTCCTGTAATTTTAATTGACCCAAATGCAGCCAATCAATTTGACCGCTTACAAGATATTTCTAAATTTCGCAAAATTGGCAGGTCTGACCTGTTAATTGCTAGTATCGCCTTAGCTAATCAAGCCAGGCTAGTAACCAGAAATCTGCGACATTTTAGACAAATTCCTCATTTATTCTTAGAAAATTGGGTCGATTAA
- a CDS encoding lysozyme inhibitor LprI family protein: MGEFLLTLLSIASLLAVAMATPSIASPASGTTNLQLAQNPNCNNPQTQSEMNICASIAYQNADRKLNQVYRQLLPKLSAARKQKLISAQQAWIKFRDSSCEFERSAFEGGSIAPMIYSNCLAAVTEQRTKDLRRYLEDSDL; encoded by the coding sequence ATGGGAGAGTTTTTACTAACCTTATTAAGCATAGCAAGTTTATTGGCCGTCGCGATGGCTACCCCTAGCATTGCAAGTCCCGCATCTGGAACGACGAACTTGCAACTAGCTCAAAATCCTAACTGTAACAATCCCCAGACTCAAAGCGAAATGAACATTTGTGCCAGCATCGCTTATCAAAACGCCGATCGCAAGTTAAATCAAGTTTATCGACAACTACTGCCAAAACTGTCAGCTGCTCGCAAACAAAAATTAATTAGCGCCCAACAAGCTTGGATTAAGTTTAGAGACAGCAGTTGCGAATTTGAAAGAAGTGCGTTTGAGGGAGGCTCTATAGCTCCCATGATTTACAGTAATTGTTTGGCAGCTGTCACCGAGCAGCGTACCAAAGATTTGCGGAGATATTTAGAAGATAGCGATCTCTAA
- a CDS encoding HAD family hydrolase: protein MLKAVLFDFNGVIINDEPIHQELINEILIGENLLPLGSEFAELCLGRSDRVCLRNVLTRRGRQVTEEYLTKLINKKTSLYRERIGKLEKLPIYEEIYSFLKRVKARDLQIGLVTGAIRSEVESILQQTGLGDYFSVIVTGDDISTSKPQPDGYLLAVERFNRWNFNLQLQPWECLVIEDTFAGCEAAKRAGMQVVGIAHTYPFHFMQRVSNWAIDNFSQLDLDRVEKTFSQIGEITERSGFLGNL from the coding sequence ATGTTAAAGGCTGTTCTGTTCGATTTTAATGGGGTGATCATCAATGATGAACCGATCCATCAAGAGTTAATCAATGAAATCTTGATCGGGGAAAATTTACTGCCCCTAGGGTCGGAATTTGCGGAGTTATGTCTGGGAAGAAGCGATCGCGTCTGTTTGCGTAATGTTCTCACCCGTCGCGGTCGTCAAGTGACCGAGGAGTATCTGACTAAGTTAATTAACAAAAAAACCAGTTTATACCGAGAAAGAATAGGAAAATTAGAGAAACTTCCTATTTATGAAGAGATATACTCTTTTTTAAAACGGGTTAAGGCCAGGGATCTACAAATCGGTTTGGTGACGGGAGCAATACGCTCGGAAGTAGAATCAATCTTGCAACAGACGGGCCTTGGGGATTACTTTAGTGTCATTGTCACCGGGGATGATATCAGCACCAGTAAACCTCAACCGGATGGTTATTTACTGGCCGTAGAAAGATTCAATCGTTGGAATTTTAATCTACAGTTGCAACCCTGGGAATGTCTGGTGATTGAAGATACTTTTGCCGGTTGCGAAGCGGCAAAAAGAGCGGGAATGCAGGTGGTGGGAATCGCTCATACCTACCCCTTCCATTTTATGCAGAGAGTGTCTAACTGGGCGATCGATAATTTCTCCCAACTAGACCTCGATCGCGTGGAGAAAACTTTTAGCCAAATCGGGGAAATAACCGAGCGATCGGGATTTTTAGGCAATTTATAA
- a CDS encoding AAA family ATPase — protein sequence MLGVGFGVVLGVVSGVESGVVSGVESGVVLGGVLGGVFIFAFFRLDNWLIGLFAGPQGRLFPRITFLPLPGLTSTLQQWLQQDWETAINNLNQYLQYSRQFIPVLVAINRVLSQFPEAEIIYRVSRLAENPSDWQLLKYASAKPFSFPDSKIRLDTPARAAAAGFWYLHQQDTEKAEKAFAVVRSLAYGEEMYSLAQTLYRFSLAATPDSIASLEVAPIAAEPSLRPQTWQAISSLNLVIAEMALVQRSYSQQVRSLALNRIIGELRDITDQQAATLPQAEKELILSIAEKWAEISTSIAGTVGTVTITQPIPNPYIIGDPVIGKRFVGRGDILRELQSMWSGDNLSSVVLYGHRRMGKTSILRNLEAYLPPNVSVIYINLQRLATVTSLAEVLLTMAEEIAQTLAIDAPEEEKISQHPEMYFNRYLDRLMRQILPEKAKTGLIIALDEFEIIEDLIEANTLPQNFLGYLRSLVQSSPRLAFVFAGLHTLEEMTADYFHPFFGSVYPIPVSFLSPESTRVILANPVGEDEDFPLDYTPSALDKIYQLTHGQPYLVQLIGFHLVRFYNKQVFELQRPQDIRFQVEDVEKAIDDEFFQRGNYYFTGVWKQAKQEPAGQQEILIVLSPHLQGLTRADLLSSTGLTATTLDRALKTLENHHVIECQDCRYRIAVELFRRWVSETKQETMT from the coding sequence GTGTTGGGCGTGGGGTTCGGCGTGGTGTTGGGCGTGGTGTCGGGCGTGGAGTCCGGCGTGGTGTCGGGCGTGGAGTCCGGCGTGGTGTTGGGCGGGGTGTTGGGCGGGGTGTTTATATTCGCCTTTTTCCGTCTTGATAATTGGCTAATCGGGCTTTTTGCTGGCCCTCAAGGGCGACTTTTTCCCCGTATTACCTTTCTACCGCTGCCGGGGTTAACCTCGACTCTACAACAATGGTTACAGCAAGACTGGGAAACGGCTATTAATAACCTCAATCAATACCTTCAGTACAGCCGCCAGTTTATTCCTGTCCTTGTCGCCATTAACCGCGTTTTATCGCAATTCCCAGAGGCAGAAATTATCTATCGCGTCTCCCGTCTGGCAGAAAATCCCTCCGATTGGCAATTGTTAAAATATGCGTCCGCGAAACCGTTTTCTTTTCCTGACAGCAAAATCCGTCTAGATACTCCTGCTCGCGCCGCCGCCGCTGGTTTTTGGTATCTTCACCAACAGGACACCGAAAAAGCCGAAAAAGCCTTTGCTGTGGTACGTTCCCTCGCCTACGGGGAAGAAATGTATAGCCTCGCCCAAACTTTATACCGATTTAGTCTGGCAGCAACTCCCGATAGTATCGCTTCCCTGGAGGTTGCCCCCATTGCCGCAGAACCGTCATTACGTCCGCAAACTTGGCAAGCTATCAGCAGTTTAAATCTAGTTATCGCAGAAATGGCTTTAGTCCAGAGAAGTTACTCCCAACAGGTCAGATCCCTCGCTCTTAATCGGATTATCGGGGAATTAAGGGATATAACCGACCAACAGGCGGCTACTTTACCCCAAGCAGAAAAAGAATTAATCCTTTCTATCGCCGAAAAATGGGCAGAAATTAGCACATCCATCGCGGGAACGGTGGGAACGGTAACTATTACCCAACCGATTCCTAATCCCTACATTATCGGTGATCCGGTGATCGGTAAACGCTTTGTTGGTCGTGGGGATATCCTGCGGGAACTTCAGTCAATGTGGTCGGGAGATAACCTATCCTCCGTGGTTCTCTATGGTCATCGTCGCATGGGTAAAACTTCGATTCTACGCAATCTGGAGGCATATCTTCCACCAAATGTCTCGGTTATCTACATTAATTTACAGCGCTTGGCCACAGTAACCAGCCTAGCCGAAGTTCTCCTGACTATGGCTGAGGAAATCGCCCAAACTTTGGCAATTGATGCCCCGGAAGAGGAAAAAATCTCCCAACATCCAGAAATGTATTTTAATCGTTATTTAGACCGTCTGATGCGCCAGATTCTGCCGGAAAAAGCTAAAACCGGTTTAATTATTGCCCTCGATGAGTTCGAGATAATTGAGGATTTAATCGAAGCGAATACCCTCCCCCAGAATTTCCTCGGCTATCTGCGTTCCCTTGTCCAGAGTAGTCCGCGTCTAGCTTTTGTTTTTGCCGGATTACATACCCTAGAGGAGATGACTGCCGATTATTTTCATCCTTTTTTTGGCAGTGTTTACCCGATTCCAGTCAGTTTCCTCTCTCCTGAATCTACTCGCGTTATCCTCGCTAATCCCGTTGGGGAAGACGAGGATTTTCCCCTAGACTATACCCCATCCGCTTTGGACAAAATTTATCAACTTACCCACGGTCAACCCTATCTAGTACAACTGATCGGCTTTCATCTGGTACGTTTTTATAATAAACAGGTCTTTGAGTTGCAACGTCCCCAAGATATTCGTTTTCAGGTGGAAGATGTGGAAAAAGCCATCGATGACGAGTTTTTCCAAAGGGGGAATTATTATTTTACGGGTGTCTGGAAACAGGCTAAACAAGAGCCGGCCGGACAACAGGAAATTTTAATAGTTCTTTCTCCCCATCTGCAAGGATTAACCCGGGCAGATTTACTGTCCAGCACCGGATTAACTGCCACAACTCTCGACCGGGCCCTAAAAACCCTTGAAAATCATCATGTCATCGAATGCCAAGACTGCCGTTATCGGATTGCTGTGGAATTATTCCGTCGTTGGGTATCGGAAACGAAACAAGAAACAATGACCTAA
- a CDS encoding ISAs1 family transposase — MLSLIEKLKQVKDFRKDKGKRHPLWIVLVVIILGTMLGYSGYRELGEFAKNNRHRLSKEFNIIPERVPSYSTIRRVMMGVDWQSLLKMFNEWALQEYGQRDDINWLGIDGKSLKNTLKNPNNEQQNFIMFISLFSQESGLVLHLKRIENKKGSEIDEGQAIIEDCSLQNKVFTGDALHCQKKTISLIAKTKNDYVITVKGNQKNLYQRIQDLSNSSKPESFFLEQDNSHGRKISRKIEVFKVRKNERKGFENLRRVIKVERRGSRGDKTYEETAYYISSLTESAEVFAKIIRGHWKIENQLHWVKDVIFEEDKSEISDFQAASNWSILTTIGLNLFRGLGFLSITEGQRWLAERWEKLIVLST; from the coding sequence ATGTTGAGCTTAATAGAAAAACTAAAACAAGTCAAGGACTTTCGGAAAGATAAAGGAAAAAGACACCCTTTATGGATAGTATTAGTAGTAATAATACTAGGAACAATGCTAGGATACTCAGGTTATAGAGAACTAGGAGAGTTTGCTAAAAATAATCGGCACAGGCTGAGTAAAGAATTTAACATAATTCCAGAAAGAGTCCCATCCTATTCAACAATTAGAAGGGTAATGATGGGAGTTGACTGGCAGAGTTTGTTAAAAATGTTTAATGAATGGGCATTACAAGAATATGGACAAAGAGATGATATAAATTGGCTAGGCATAGATGGAAAAAGTCTCAAAAACACCCTAAAGAATCCTAACAATGAACAACAAAATTTTATCATGTTTATCTCATTGTTTAGTCAAGAAAGTGGCTTGGTATTACACTTAAAAAGAATCGAAAACAAAAAAGGGTCTGAAATCGACGAAGGGCAAGCTATAATTGAGGATTGCTCTCTCCAAAATAAAGTTTTTACTGGGGATGCTTTACACTGTCAGAAGAAAACAATCAGCTTAATAGCCAAGACTAAAAATGACTATGTTATCACCGTTAAAGGAAATCAGAAAAATCTTTATCAGCGAATACAAGACCTGAGTAATTCCTCAAAGCCAGAAAGTTTTTTTCTTGAACAAGATAATAGTCATGGACGAAAAATATCAAGAAAAATAGAAGTTTTTAAAGTGAGGAAAAATGAAAGAAAAGGGTTTGAAAATCTGCGAAGAGTTATTAAAGTAGAAAGAAGGGGTAGTCGCGGGGATAAAACCTATGAAGAAACAGCTTACTATATCAGTAGCCTAACCGAATCCGCCGAAGTATTTGCTAAAATTATTCGAGGACACTGGAAAATAGAAAATCAGTTACATTGGGTAAAAGATGTAATTTTTGAGGAAGATAAAAGCGAAATTAGTGATTTTCAAGCGGCCAGCAATTGGTCAATTCTCACAACCATAGGATTGAATCTTTTCAGAGGTTTGGGTTTTCTCTCAATCACAGAGGGACAGAGGTGGTTAGCTGAACGTTGGGAAAAACTGATAGTTTTATCGACGTAA
- a CDS encoding S1 family peptidase → MLTPESLPPYTVRLKLIYGSGTGFFVGQGLILTCLHVVKDARDNQETIEIIWQGQISGAKIIDLPNLDGIDLALLQLNSSLDHKYVDFDHDLQLTDKLYTFGYTNDYPNGDPSDFEYIGLTGDENPLIKFKLGQVQPGFSGSPLVNLRTGKVCGVVNKTRDEYSDLGGRAIPVQTIFKYFPQLQPQKNAHNPFKPTSGGIKEIQQIFGREQEIKDIFEVLNSGSSAAIIGERGTGKTTLLWGIYHQAREYLLSQRQPLYLNLERLAGDKDFYYELCHQIGIAANYDKPLKGTRLTRELEKHKILLLLDVVDNMTQKYFSYQLRSQLRELANRPDPPLRLVVAANRSLDVLFPDNKGGDSPFEGICQQFPIKLWDEAKIKEFISHRLSQTGVTFTEEEISSLVSQSQGKPREVMQNCFKLYQTKVNNSASRT, encoded by the coding sequence ATGCTTACCCCGGAATCTCTACCCCCGTACACTGTCAGGTTAAAGTTAATCTATGGGTCAGGAACAGGCTTTTTTGTGGGACAAGGGTTAATTTTGACCTGTCTTCATGTGGTGAAAGATGCGCGGGATAATCAGGAGACTATCGAGATAATTTGGCAAGGTCAAATTTCTGGGGCTAAAATTATCGACTTACCGAATCTAGACGGGATCGATCTGGCTCTTTTACAATTAAACTCGTCTTTAGATCACAAATATGTCGATTTTGATCACGATTTACAATTAACAGATAAATTATACACTTTTGGCTATACCAACGATTATCCGAACGGTGATCCTAGTGACTTTGAGTATATAGGTTTAACGGGGGATGAAAACCCCTTAATCAAGTTTAAATTAGGGCAAGTACAACCCGGTTTTAGTGGTTCACCGCTTGTAAATTTACGCACGGGGAAAGTGTGCGGAGTGGTGAATAAAACCAGAGATGAGTACAGTGATTTAGGAGGAAGAGCGATTCCAGTTCAGACTATTTTTAAATATTTTCCGCAATTACAACCCCAAAAAAATGCCCATAATCCTTTTAAACCCACTTCCGGAGGTATTAAAGAAATTCAGCAGATTTTTGGCCGGGAACAAGAAATTAAAGATATTTTTGAGGTTTTAAATTCCGGCAGTAGTGCTGCTATTATCGGGGAAAGGGGAACGGGAAAAACCACCCTGCTTTGGGGAATTTACCATCAAGCAAGGGAGTATTTACTTAGTCAGCGACAACCCTTGTATCTAAACTTAGAAAGATTAGCAGGAGATAAGGATTTTTATTATGAATTATGTCATCAGATTGGTATAGCTGCGAATTACGATAAACCGCTCAAAGGAACTAGATTAACTAGGGAATTAGAAAAACACAAAATCCTGTTATTATTGGATGTGGTAGATAATATGACTCAAAAATATTTCAGCTATCAGCTTAGAAGTCAATTAAGAGAGTTAGCTAATCGTCCCGATCCACCTTTAAGATTAGTAGTAGCGGCTAATCGTTCCCTTGATGTTTTATTTCCTGATAACAAAGGAGGTGATTCACCTTTCGAGGGAATTTGTCAACAATTTCCGATTAAATTATGGGATGAAGCTAAAATTAAAGAGTTTATTAGTCATCGTCTAAGTCAAACTGGAGTGACTTTTACTGAGGAGGAAATAAGTTCTCTTGTTAGCCAAAGTCAAGGAAAGCCGCGAGAGGTGATGCAAAATTGTTTTAAACTTTATCAAACCAAAGTCAATAACTCAGCATCCCGAACTTAG
- a CDS encoding CU044_2847 family protein, which translates to MPESRSEIISVKVKENVTMLVEARSFGGEREVSDQIFDFQSVADTIEAVTESIAATISKVQPKKATVEFGVEVRVKSGKLTALIVEGEGKGNLKITLEWGG; encoded by the coding sequence ATGCCAGAATCTAGATCTGAGATTATTTCAGTGAAAGTTAAAGAAAATGTCACCATGTTAGTGGAAGCGAGAAGTTTCGGTGGTGAACGGGAAGTATCCGATCAAATATTTGACTTTCAAAGTGTGGCTGATACAATTGAGGCAGTTACTGAATCGATCGCTGCTACGATAAGTAAAGTGCAGCCCAAAAAGGCAACCGTAGAATTTGGGGTAGAAGTCAGGGTAAAATCTGGTAAACTAACCGCTTTAATTGTGGAAGGTGAAGGAAAGGGAAATTTAAAAATTACCCTAGAATGGGGAGGATAA